Within Brachyhypopomus gauderio isolate BG-103 chromosome 4, BGAUD_0.2, whole genome shotgun sequence, the genomic segment CTGAGATAAGAAGATGCACATAGCAAAGAGAAGGAACATATTCAGCTGCCGGCAGTAGTAAAACTGGGTGGGTAATGGTTGCACACTTACtctaacacacttacacacacactataacacactaCTCACACAGAGTGCAAACACACGCAAActacttacaaacacacactacaaacgcttgagtaataacaataaaatgttttttcatcCATATTTAATTGTGATATATTAGCTACAGCCCTGTGAGGCTTTCCCTGATAACTTCACAGTGTAATTTGATTTCTTTGAAGTCAGTAGGGGCCCATACAAGCAAACCTTCAGCAGATGCTCATGTAGTGTTTATTTGCAGGTCACATCAGCTTAAGTGTAGTGCTACATCATTAAAACATGGAACAAAAGTCATTGTTAGGAGTTATATTTTGTGGTGTAAATCCTTTTAATGAGTGCAGAATAATGAATACTAATGAAGACTGTTAAACAGACAtcacaaaaatgtaaaaacaataTCACAAAAATACTCCATTTGACCCAGGCCCTGCCCAACTGTTCatataggccccgcccacatgTTTGTCCAGGCCACACCCACCTGTTCACACAAGCCCTGCCCATCTGTTCAGTTCACCACCATATTCCCTTTGTCCCCTTGGCAGAGCGTGTGCTTTGTAGGGTACAATTCATACTTCATCTGAAATCTTGATTCTTGCATCCAGCCTCCAAAACATCACGCCTTGCAGTGATTTTATTTTCAGAAGTTTAAATTcagaagttttttttcttttgctcaGATTGAATAAACTTTCTTTATGATTTCTAATAGAGAAGATGAATTGGTCCAGAGTTGTCTGACAAGTTGCATCCACTTGAATAATGTTAATTACCCCAACTGTGTCTAGTCTCTGTTAATTACCCCAGCTTGTCTAGTCTCTGTTAATTAGCCCAGCTATTTCTACCTCATGTCTCCCTGTCTAATTGTCTGACTGCCATGGATCTGTGACTTTGGACTCTATGATGGGTTTAGATGAGTTCTCTAAACCCCAGGGTGTATTATGAGGGAACAGGGCATAAACCATAATGATCTGATCCTATAAGAGCCCTGATATTCCCAAGCAGCCAGATGACCACACCAAGTTACTCGAAACCCAAATAACCCTCTTAACCCTTactctaaccttaaccctaacccttaacctAACCCTTAACCTAACCCTGTCCTTTACCCTCACCATAACCGTTACTCTCTCCCTTACCCTCTCCCTTACCCTTACCATAACCCTTAGCCTCTCCTTTACCCTTACCCTAAACCTTACCCTCTCCATACCCTTACTATAATCCTTACCCTCTCCCTTACCataacccttaccctaaccaTTACCCTCTCCTTGCCTTCTCCCttaccataaccctaacccttaccctcTCCATACCCTTAATATAACCCTTACCCTTACCATAACCCTTACCCTCTCCTTTACCATAACCCTTACCCTCTCCTTACCCTTACCCTAAACCTTACCCTCTCCATACCCTTACTATAATCCTTACCCTCTCCCTTACCataacccttaccctaaccaTTACCCTCTCCTTGCCTTCTCCCttaccataaccctaacccttaccctcTCCATACCCTTAATATAACCCTTACCCTTACCATAACCCTTACCCTCTCCCTTACCATAACCCTTACCCTCTCCCTTACCATAATCCTTACACTCTCCCTTACCATAACCCTTACCCTCTCCCTTACCCTTACCATAACCCTTACACTCTCCCTTACCCTCTCCCTTACCCTTACCATAACCCTTACCCTCCTTTACCCTTACCCTCTCCTTACCCTTACCCTAAACCTTAGCCTCTCCTTACCCTTACCataacccttaccctaaccctctcCTTACCCttaccataaccctaacccttaccctcTCCTTACCCTTACTATAACCCTTACCCTCTCCCTTACCATAACCCTTATTATCTCCCTTGCCCTCTCCCAAACCCTTACCCTTACCCTGAGGGTGAAGGACATCCTTTGGTTTTCTCCCAGTAAAAATCcatctggatgttttaaaaatgGTGGAATACGAGTTGTTGGATTGGTGCTCCTTACACCTGTCATGTGTCCTTGTTGAATAGAGAACATTGGATCCAGATGTGTTTAATCCTAAGAACACTGGTTATTTAGTATCTTACTATCTACTTTTTAAAAGCAGCATACACATTAATCTTTGATTTTACTGAAAATTCAGcaatttattatttaaattCAAAACCATGTGAAAAACACATGATTAACAGATTAACAAATACACAGAGATGTTCACATTTGtatatttaaatttattttggaACAGTCTGGATGCAAACTGCCTTAACATGCCCATATCAGTGTGGAGAACCGGACAGCACACAGAAAGACGCTGCAGTAGGGGGATTTCTTAAGAATTTACAAATAAACTTAATAAATATCACATACAAATAGATAAAGACATAATTTACTATGAATACTGAAAATCAGTAAATATGATCACACATGTTACCCTCCATACTCTGTAGGGAGGGAAACATGAAACACGCTTATGACACGTTATATATTAAATGGGGACAAACACCCAGAATCACATCTGATACCTGTTAGATGTTTCTGGGACATTTTTTTAGATGTCAAGCAATTTCTATTGTTCAGGTTTTAAGGTTTCTTCGGCAAGCTAGAATACAGTCAGTTGAATAACATCACTCTAACCATATCCTTTAAGTCAATAGGACTCTAAAATTAAAGACCTGTTTTTATTGCAGTGGTCAGTGTGGTTTTAATTAGGCCCAGTTGCTTTGAGCTGCTGAAGGCGAGACAAACCACTCCAGTTTTTAATTGACTTACAAACAGGATATTCTCCAAGCAGGTATTTGTTGGAGGTATTTGTTTCAGTTATTTACTGTTGATAGTTTGCTCATTTCACGATCAGCAGTATGATTTGCCTCATTGTTCGCTGTGGACGTATCCCAACCATAGGTAAGGTTGGAGATTATTTCACGTGTCTATTAAGAGACAGGGATGTGTTCCAGTTACGTCTCCAAGCATTACAACACCCTGAATATGACTCATATCAGGATCTACCTCATTCTCATCGCTTCAAACATATTTCTATGAACGTTGTTGGCTTAACAGTGTAACTCTGAAGGCGTCAACATGTCTGGGAAGTAGTCCTGACAGAGTGGTTGAATACAgtttgaaaacaaacaaacaaaaaacaaacaaatgctgGCAATACAACTAGGATGTTTTTTCTTGCCCCATAGACCAGAGGTTTATGAGATGTTCATAATATGTATTTTGTTCATAATGTGTGTTTTATCAATGAATTTAGGATGATGCTGGCAGTTTAGTTTGAATGGGTTTTAAGAAATAATTTAACAACTAATTAATttgttaattaattattttaaaataatgttattaattaattaatttgatttaatgtgaTTTTCCCCTGTACCAAATTATCACAATTACCTTTTCATTCTAATCTGCAAAAAATTAAGGACATGTTCCCAGAGAAGTACCAATAGGTGCACTGTCCCAGTCCACAGCCAGCTTGAAATATGTGGCTGTTGCTAAAATGGTGGAGCTGAATGAGAACTTCACACCTAGTCAAGGCCGGCATTGTTTCAAAGGTCTTAAAACAGTTGGAGTCTAAATAGCAGTGTGAATCAGGCAGGGTTGTTCTGGCCACTGTTCTTGTATGGGATAGAAGATTTGAAGATCCTGGCAATAAGAACCATAGAGATGCAACTCAAGATAAGACTGCTAATACGAATGTTCATAGAGGAGTATTTATGATATGAGATTATGATATTGTGATTGAGGAAGTGTTGTTGACATGGATCAGTGAGGTCTAACCTCTACACTAGCAGCATGTTACGAGAAACATGAATTACCTTTTCCTCCAGATGCAATAGATCAGCAGAGCGATGCAGATGATGAGGAGGAGGGTTCCACAGATGACACCGATCAGCTCCTCCGGAGTTGACAGCCTATAAGTCTTCATCTGCATCTGTTCACACCGCGACCCCATGAACGCCAACTTACACCTGGAAAGAACAGAAATATTACTGTCTGATCATTAGGACAAATACCTTCACATCTTCACACTTCTTCTGAATTGGGAATTTGAATTAGACAGAAGACGATTTCTGGTACGCATCACTGcatgaaggagtgtgtgtctcacctgcaGCTGGGACTGTCCAGGTCAGGAGCATAGTAGCACACGCCATTAACACAGTAGCCCTCATGTTCTTCCGTGCAAGGTTTGAATAGGGCCAGAACCTCAGGTTTCTCTCCCTCATCTACACACACAAGATAAGATCACATGtattgcacacacatacataccatGTTTGCTTGAGGCGATCTGCAAACTAGAGGACAGATGTGTAAAGACTTCTACCACATTCTTCCATACAGCCATTCCTTGAGCAGTTCACACCGATGTGTATCGAGCACCCTCAGGCACAGTGTCTGAACCATGAGAAAGTTTCATACCGACAGGCAGCAGATCGTCTGTCTGTGGGTCGTTATTGTCCTGACTCTGTGTTGTGTTGAGTTGTCCTTTCAGCTCTGTCTCTACGGACTCTCCTGTGTGGTGAAGCAACAGTGCTGTGGCCATCACAACCACAACTGCAGAGgagaaacagacacagtttGTGTTTTAGTTTACAGCTCAAACCCTCAGACACAGTATGATGAATGTGGAtgtttgtgttttagtttaAAGCTCAAACCCTCAGACACGGCGTGATAAATGTGGAAGTTTGTGTTTTAGTTTACTGCTCAAACCCTCAGACACAGCATGATAAATGTGAAAGTTTGTGTTTTAGTTTACAGCTCAAACCCTCAGACACAGCATGATAAATGTGAAAGTTTGTGTTTTAGTTTACAGCTCAAACCCTCAGACAAGTGTGATAAATGTGGAAGTTTGTGTTTTAGTTTAAAGCTCAAACCCTCAGACACAGCGTGATAAATGTAGAAATTTGTGTTTTAGTTTACTGCTCAATCACATTGTGACTAATGTGGGCTGAAACAGCATCTGTAATCAAAGTCATTCTTAATACCTTGGAGGCCGAAGGTGTTCTGGTGTTTTGTGGTGTGAGGAGAAGGTTACTCACCCTGCAGCAGGTGTCTTCTCATAGACTCTGGCATTCTCCAGCCGTGGAAGTGTTGAAGTCAGTTAAAACGGGATGAAACAGGGTCTTCTTACAGCTGCGTCTCCTTCTACTGCTCCTGATCCTAATCACGTCTCCTCCAGTTGCTTCTCAGACATTTATATCATTTTCAGGACCACTGTGGTGCGTCACTAAGTGACAGCCAATCGCGTGGGAGTATTTGTCTAACGGCAGCAGGATGCTACGGATGTCTTCCTGCACCCACATGCAGCTGTGGGTGTGATCAGGGAGAGCTCACCTGTCCAGGTAGGGAAGCGGGCCGCTGCCTCAACCTGCCTTCAATTCCTCACATTCCTAAGCACAAACCGACACGGAGCCACACAGCAACCAGAAAGGctgttttgtttgcttgttccAGATTGTTGTTTTAATTACACCATCAAACAGGAAGCACTGAACATTTTCCCTGGAAAATATTATTACTTATTGTTTGATCACACCTGATGTTTCACTGCAACCCAATGGgacaaaataacaataataattgtTTCAATAACTAACTCAAATAACACCATACACAGCTAAAGGGCTCCTAATGCACCATTTAGACACATTTCACATACTCCACGTCAGTGTAGGTCTTCAACAGGTGTCCCTCAGTGTAGTTTTTAGCAGGTATTCGTCAGTGTAGTTCTTTAACAGGTATTATTCAATGTAGTTATTCAACAATATTCTTCAGTTTAGTTTATACATTAAGATGTTACAGTATCTGTGAGGTAGTAAATACTACAGTATCTTTCTGGTAAAGTGAGTATGCACATTTAGGAGGCTTGAGGGACCACACCCACCTAGGCCTTTAACTGTCATTGTGACTGCAAGGCACATAatcaaggaaaaaaaaacaaaaaagtgtcAGATGCTGTACtttacacacacttcacttatACTACTGTATGTGTCGGATGCTGTACtttacacacacttcacttatACTACTGTGTGTCAGATGCTGTACtttacacacacttcacttatACTACTGTATGTGTCAGATGCTATACtttacacacacttcacttatACTACTGTGTGTCAGATGCTGTACtttacacacacttcacttatACTACTGTATGTGTCGGATGCTGTACtttacacacacttcacttatACTACTGTATGTGTCAGATGCTATACtttacacacacttcacttatACTACTGTATGTGTCAGATGCTGTActttacacacacctcacttatACTACTGTATGTGTCAGATGCTATACtttacacacacttcacttatACTACTGTATGTGTCAGATGCTGTACtttacacacacttcacttatACTACTGTATGTGTCAGATGCTGTACtttacacacacttcacttatACTACTGTATGTGTCAGATGCTGTACtttacacacacttcacttatACTACTGTATGTGTCAGATGCTGTACtttacacacacttcacttatACTACTGTGTGTCAGATGCTGTACtttacacacacttcacttatACTACTGTATGTGTCAGATGCTGTACtttacacacacttcacttatACTACTGTATGTGTCGGATGCTGTACTTTACACACGCTTCACTTATACTACTGTATGTGTTGGATGCTGTACTTTACACATGCTTCACTTATACTACTGTATGAGTCAGATGCTGTACTTTACACATGCTTCACTTATACTACTGTGTGTCAGATGCTGTACTTTACACACGCTTCACTTATACTACTGTATGTGTCAGATGCTGTACTTTACACATGCTTCACTTATACTACTGTATGTGTCAGATGCTGTACTTTACACACGCTTCACTTATACTACTGTATGTGTCAGAAGCTTTACTTTACACACGCTTCACTTATACTACTGTATGTGTCAGATGCTGTACtttacacacacttcacttatACTACTGTGTCAGATGCTGTACTTTACACACGCTTCACTTATACTACTGTATGTGTCGGATGCTGTACTTTACACACGCTTCACTTATACTACTGTATGTGTCGGATGCTGTACTTTACACATGCTTCACTTATACTACTGTATGAGTCAGATGCTGTACtttacacacacttcacttatACTACTGTGTCAGATGCTGTACTTTACACACGCTTCACTTATACTACTGTATGTGTCGGATGCTGTACTTTACACATGCTTCACTTATACTACTGTATGTGTCAGAGGCTTTACTTTACACACGCTTCACTTATACTACTGTATGTGTCGGATGCTGTACTTTACACATGCTTCACTTATACTACTGTATGTGTCGGATGCTGTACTTTACACACGCTTCACTTATACTACTGTATGTGTCGGATGCTGTACTTTACACACGCTTCACTTATACTACTGTATGTGTCGGATGCTTTACTTTACACATGCTTCACTTATACTACTGTATGTGTCGGATGCTGTACtttacacacacttcacttatACTACTGTATGTGTCAAATGCTTTGCTTTACACACGCTTCACTTATACTACTGTATGTGTCAGATGCTGTACTTTACATTCACTTTACGCATTTTACATACACTTCACTTATACTACTATACTACAGTTGTGTTATGTGTTTTAAGGGTGTAtatcagcatgtgtgtgtttctaaggGTGTTTATTAGgcattttgtgttttgaagGGTGTGTTTTAgagttttgtgtttttaaagGCATTTATGTGTGCATATGAGGATTGGTGCACATTGCACACACTGCTGATAGTCTTGCAACAGTATTCTGATGAAAGACGGACATCCTGCACTTTGTGATCATTACTCTGCGAAACAAGAGACAGAAATGGACCAGTCCTATGACAGAGACACTTATAATATGATAGATGATAAGATAATATGAGAGATActggatctcacacacacaaacacacactgtcacacccacacacacatactcacacggTTAAAATAAACGACTATATATCATTCACCTGTTAAACGTTATGTGGTCTATGTGGCAACAGAACACATCCTGCTACAATTTGCTACCACCAGAAGGTTGTTGAGATTGAGGCTTAATTCTGCAGTATTGCAAACAGGCTTGGGAAAACAAGACTGCTTTCACCTGAAATCACCTGCTGCTGACTGGCCACAAGGCAATCATGCCCTTATTTATGCTGAGGACAGTAAACAACACTGGAGCACAAGAAGGTTAATGGCACAATTACTGTGCTGCCGTGGAGTCTGTTTTTGGCTGGCGGACGGCCAGGACTGCATGCCACCTTCTCCCAAAC encodes:
- the epgn gene encoding epigen codes for the protein MPESMRRHLLQVVVVMATALLLHHTGESVETELKGQLNTTQSQDNNDPQTDDLLPVDEGEKPEVLALFKPCTEEHEGYCVNGVCYYAPDLDSPSCRCKLAFMGSRCEQMQMKTYRLSTPEELIGVICGTLLLIICIALLIYCIWRKRIFKSSIPYKNSGQNNPA